Proteins encoded in a region of the Planococcus citri chromosome 1, ihPlaCitr1.1, whole genome shotgun sequence genome:
- the LOC135832217 gene encoding uncharacterized protein LOC135832217 gives MRSVIMLKYFVFLFIFYCGYVGAAERSSLSCTIPPVIRGKWFSWERKETFTEFDANTMSQKGRCIDMKEEFHVNYTFAFSSEQNKCYYCVKILVRTVNVLEKIETGCISVSSNERPSVDLVCNSLKEDQQLVTLFSENFVPVNCRSSFEGVWQFAYQNRFRFAGECNSPDAQIRSCQAAGTQFLITNQKFNITYQKCDGMSGTSHAVVEYSCLGDWFVDKNHYIAVANTKESRIDEKYRCFLKNRDDDLYIGVSITAECNTLKSPENSPERLRITPVKAEVVEPGCRLPQNFTGEWVNTANIDADVSINETHIVETWYPDAGRYRKTIYVCQEQRDTRFMMARLTVDGCQKDYICFDFVPRHHNIIRYRKGLAVIKNNFHTVCSWVQFPNREEWNYDLFLAKNPVPVPCPVAGKYKFKQRGDVPFVTRILGGVTQSPRPNIYCKENISDLSVCDTEQKEIWIDENYCLSVDHRGRPVDIYSDPDYKMKCIGYWKENLKSYLITYDELDAFTKYRCWLYQRSDLNKLMMSQAIGPFCSVRQDITSWNYTEGAAVALELQEYERERDQCPMNFDDGSNPWRNSDYTVQILDVGGAVNSYSKISVVILILIGLTSLYNLI, from the exons ATGAGATCAGTAATTATGCTCAAGTATTTTGTATTTCTGTTCATTTTCTATTGTG GCTACGTTGGTGCAGCCGAAAGAAGTTCTCTATCATGCACCATTCCACCTGTCATCAGAGGAAAATGGTTTTCTTGggaaagaaaagaaacattCACCGAATTCGACGCCAATACCATGTCTCAAAAAGGTCGATGTATCGACATGAAAGAAGAATTCCACGTGAATTATACATTCGCTTTTTCCAGCGAACAAAATAAATGCTATTATTGTGTCAAGATACTCGTACGAACGGTgaacgttttggaaaaaattgaga CTGGTTGTATTTCCGTTTCCTCTAACGAACGACCCTCCGTTGATTTAGTGTGTAATTCGTTAAAAGAAGATCAACAGCTAGTTACTttattttctgagaattttgttCCTGTTAATTGCCGTTCTAGTTTTGAAGGAGTTTGGCAATTCGCTTATCAA AATCGTTTTCGGTTTGCTGGCGAATGTAATAGTCCCGATGCTCAAATTCGATCATGTCAAGCCGCCGGAACACAGTTTTTAATCACCAATCAAAAGTTTAACATAACTTATCAAAAATGCGATGGAATGAGTGGAACTTCCCATGCAG TGGTGGAATACAGCTGTTTGGGAGATTGGTTTGTCGATAAGAACCATTATATCGCCGTTGCTAATACTAAAGAATctcgaattgatgaaaaatacagatgttttttgaaaaatcgagacgATGATTTGTACATCGGTGTATCCATAACAGCTGAATGTAATACTCTCAAGTCACCGGAAAACAGCCCTGAAAGATTACGTATTACGCCag tAAAAGCCGAAGTCGTGGAACCAGGCTGTAGGTTACCTCAGAATTTCACCGGCGAATGGGTAAACACAGCGAATATCGATGCCGATGTTAGTATTAATGAAACACATATCGTTGAAACGTGGTATCCTGACGCAGGGCGTTATCGAAAAACCATTTACGTTTGTCAGGAGCAAAGAGATACGCGATTTATGATGGCTAGATTAACCGTTGATGGATG ccAAAAAGATTATAtatgttttgattttgttcCTCGCCACCATAACATTATCAGATATAGAAAAGGATTAGCTGTAATCAAGAATAATTTCCACACTGTTTGTTCTTGGGTACAATTTCCTAATAGAGAAGAATGGAATTACGATTTGTTTCTCG CCAAAAACCCGGTACCTGTACCTTGTCCAGTGGCTGGAAAGTATAAATTCAAACAAAGAGGAGACGTTCCTTTTGTAACTCGTATTCTTGGTGGTGTTACTCAATCTCCCCGACCAAATATTTATTGCAAAGAAAATATTTCTGATTTATCGGTTTGCGATACCGAACAAAAAGAAATATGGATTGATGAGAATTACTGTCTCTCTGTCGATCATCGTGGAAGACCGGTCGATATTTATA gtgACCCtgattataaaatgaaatgtaTTGGATAttggaaagaaaatttgaaatcatatttAATTACTTACGACGAATTAGATGCATTTACCAAATATCGATGTTGG CTTTATCAACGATCggatttgaataaattaatgatGTCACAAGCCATTGGTCCGTTTTGTAGCGTCAGACAAGATATTACTAGTTGGAACTATACAGAAGGAGCAGCAGTCGCTTTAGAACTACAGGAATACGAAAGAGAAA GGGATCAATGTCCGATGAATTTTGACGACGGTTCGAATCCTTGGAGAAACTCTGACTATACTGTACAAATTTTAGACGTTGGTGGTGCTGTTAATTCATACTCCAAGATCTCAGTTGTCATCCTGATATTAATAGGATTAACGAGTTTGTACAATTTAATTTAA